The genomic interval TGCCGCCGCTCTCCAGCACGAGGCTGCCGTGGGCCGGGATGTCGAGGGACTCGACCTCCCGCATCGACCCGTCGACGGTCTCGTGCACGGTGACCTGGCCGGCGACGTCGCTGCTGACCGAGGTCAGCCGGTCCGCGGCGTCACCGTCGTTCGTGATCGTGAGGAACCCCGCTGCCAGGTCCGACACCGGCTGCGGCATGTACGCGGACCCGACCGACAGCCGGGCCGTGCCGTCGTCCGGGCCTCCGCATCCGGTCAGGGCCAGCGCGCCGGCCACGGCCAGGGCGGCGGCCGCGCGGAGCCTCACGGATTCTCACCCTTGATGATCTTGGGAAGGTCCTGGGTGTAGTCCTCGACGGTGGC from Streptomyces sp. DH-12 carries:
- a CDS encoding copper chaperone PCu(A)C, coding for MRLRAAAALAVAGALALTGCGGPDDGTARLSVGSAYMPQPVSDLAAGFLTITNDGDAADRLTSVSSDVAGQVTVHETVDGSMREVESLDIPAHGSLVLESGGNHLMFEQLKRKPKQGQKVSVELRFAHSDPVTVEIPVKPATYRPTTGH